The following are encoded together in the Magnetospirillum gryphiswaldense MSR-1 v2 genome:
- a CDS encoding thermonuclease family protein, protein MIDGDTYQISYAGAPDGEPVRARHFDTPEKGDQAQCPAEREKAQQASTFARRLLPRGAAVALSDLGRDRYGRLLATVTLPDGTDIAAQMIGAGLARSYEGGRKQGWCAPFGAP, encoded by the coding sequence GTGATCGATGGCGACACCTACCAGATCAGCTATGCCGGTGCCCCCGACGGCGAGCCGGTGCGGGCACGGCATTTCGACACCCCGGAAAAGGGCGACCAGGCGCAGTGCCCGGCCGAACGGGAAAAGGCGCAGCAAGCCAGCACTTTTGCCCGTCGTCTTCTGCCCCGTGGGGCAGCAGTGGCATTGTCCGACTTGGGCCGGGATCGCTATGGCCGGCTGTTGGCCACCGTCACCTTGCCGGACGGCACCGACATTGCCGCCCAGATGATCGGCGCCGGACTGGCCCGGTCTTATGAGGGCGGGCGAAAGCAGGGGTGGTGCGCCCCTTTTGGGGCGCCATGA
- a CDS encoding AAA family ATPase, which translates to MHQVWIIAGPNGSGKTTLTRKHLIGRLPVINPDEIARLLNPTKPDARETAVRAGREALTQRRQLITGRRSFAVETTFSGNQELALMKEARATGYKVNLIFVCTDSPLLSIGRIALRVKDGGHHVPGADVQRRYLRSLANLPKGLALADRSWLLDNTRPRMRLIASIERGQVKSMANNMPRWVRQAKLQVLEQEQGLSR; encoded by the coding sequence ATGCACCAGGTCTGGATCATTGCCGGCCCCAACGGCAGCGGCAAAACCACCCTGACCCGAAAACACCTGATCGGTCGCCTGCCCGTCATCAACCCCGATGAAATCGCCCGGTTACTCAATCCGACAAAACCGGATGCCAGGGAAACGGCGGTACGGGCCGGGCGCGAAGCCCTGACCCAGCGGCGCCAATTGATTACAGGCCGTCGCAGCTTTGCCGTCGAAACCACGTTTTCGGGCAATCAGGAATTGGCGTTGATGAAAGAGGCGCGGGCCACCGGCTACAAGGTCAATCTGATCTTCGTCTGCACAGATTCCCCGCTGCTGTCCATCGGTCGGATCGCCTTGCGGGTCAAGGATGGTGGACACCATGTTCCCGGTGCCGACGTCCAGCGCCGCTATCTGCGCAGTTTAGCCAATCTGCCAAAGGGGCTGGCGCTGGCGGATCGCTCTTGGCTGCTGGACAACACCCGCCCCCGGATGCGCTTGATTGCATCCATTGAACGCGGTCAGGTCAAATCCATGGCCAACAACATGCCCCGTTGGGTTCGGCAAGCGAAGTTGCAGGTTCTGGAACAAGAGCAAGGCCTGTCGCGCTGA